One window of the Pan troglodytes isolate AG18354 chromosome 12, NHGRI_mPanTro3-v2.0_pri, whole genome shotgun sequence genome contains the following:
- the LOC736310 gene encoding CDGSH iron-sulfur domain-containing protein 1-like, with product MSLTSSSSIQVEWITAFTIAAGRAATGYLAYKRFYDKDHQNKAMMNLHIQKDNPKIVHAFDMEDLEDKAVYCHCWRSKKFPFCDGSHTKHNKQTGDNVGPLIIKKKET from the coding sequence ATGAGTCTGACTTCCAGTTCCAGCATACAAGTTGAATGGATCACAGCATTTACTATTGCTGCTGGGAGAGCTGCAACTGGTTATCTAGCTTAcaaaagattttatgacaaagatcATCAGAATAAAGCTATGATGAACCTTCACATCCAGAAAGACAACCCCAAGATAGTACATGCTTTTGACATGGAGGATTTGGAAGATAAAGCTGTGTACTGCCATTGCTGGAGGTCTAAAAAGTTCCCATTCTGTGATGGGTCTCACACAAAACACAACAAACAGACTGGAGACAACGTGGGACCTCTGatcatcaagaaaaaagaaacttaa